A stretch of Flavobacterium sp. N2270 DNA encodes these proteins:
- a CDS encoding PhoH family protein, protein MNERIIELTDITPKEFWGAQDVNLEAIKKYYPKLKIVARGTILKAYGEAEILDEFETRFRRLMQHFSRYNRIDDNVILRVLESNAQETQHMNNSDKILVHGIGGKLIKAMTPNQQKLVDLVMKNDMVFAIGPAGTGKTYTGVAMAVKALKEKQVKRIILTRPAVEAGENLGFLPGDMKEKLDPYMQPLYDALRDMLPPNTLDDYIMKGIIQIAPLAFMRGRTLDNAFVILDEAQNTTHNQMKMFLTRMGKNAKFMVTGDPGQVDLPRRTISGLKEAILVLKDIEGIGIIFLDDKDIVRHKLVKKVIDAYKSIENHD, encoded by the coding sequence TTGAACGAAAGAATTATTGAATTAACAGACATTACTCCAAAAGAATTTTGGGGTGCTCAAGATGTTAATCTTGAGGCGATTAAAAAATATTATCCAAAATTAAAAATTGTTGCAAGAGGAACAATTTTAAAAGCTTATGGAGAAGCAGAAATTCTAGATGAATTTGAAACTCGTTTTAGAAGATTAATGCAGCATTTCTCTCGTTATAATCGAATTGATGATAATGTTATTTTAAGAGTTTTGGAAAGTAATGCTCAAGAAACTCAACACATGAACAATAGCGATAAAATTCTTGTTCATGGTATTGGTGGAAAACTCATTAAAGCGATGACTCCTAATCAGCAAAAATTAGTTGATTTAGTAATGAAAAACGATATGGTTTTTGCTATTGGTCCAGCGGGAACAGGAAAAACCTATACTGGAGTTGCTATGGCGGTTAAAGCTTTAAAAGAAAAGCAAGTTAAACGTATTATTTTAACTCGTCCTGCTGTTGAAGCGGGTGAAAATTTAGGTTTTCTTCCTGGAGATATGAAAGAAAAACTTGATCCATATATGCAACCTTTATATGATGCTTTGCGCGACATGTTACCTCCAAATACCTTAGATGACTATATTATGAAAGGTATTATTCAAATTGCTCCTTTAGCTTTTATGCGTGGAAGAACTTTAGATAATGCATTTGTAATTTTAGATGAAGCTCAAAACACTACGCATAATCAAATGAAGATGTTTTTGACTCGAATGGGGAAAAACGCAAAGTTTATGGTTACTGGAGATCCTGGTCAGGTTGATTTACCGCGTAGAACAATTTCGGGTTTAAAAGAAGCTATTTTAGTTTTAAAAGATATTGAAGGAATTGGAATTATATTTTTAGATGATAAAGATATTGTACGTCATAAATTAGTCAAGAAAGTTATTGATGCTTATAAAAGTATTGAAAACCATGACTAA
- the gldG gene encoding gliding motility-associated ABC transporter substrate-binding protein GldG, with the protein MKVAKKQNIKQLVLIAFALIAINIIGNYFFKRFDLTEDKRYTLSQTSLNIIKSVDSPLIIDVFLEGNFPPEFKRLQDETKQLLEEFSAYNSNIIFEFANPIENEEERVAVMKQFYERGLQPLNITVENKGKQSQEVVFPWAIASYGDKSTKVSLLKNLMGASTEQKVISSVQHLEFAFAEAINKISKDKQKKIAVLKGNGELEDKYIADFLKTVKESYYIGPFTLDSVAKQPTQSLEALKKYDLVVIAKPTEVFTEEEKQVLDQYIISGGKTLWLVDAVKADMEEMFNETGTILAHQRDLGLNDMFFKYGFRIHPLLIKDERATPIKLATGEQGSDTEFQQYFWKFAPFIYPETQNPIVKNLEGIKFEFTSPIELLNNKINKTVLLTSSEYSRPIGTPTEVSLASVTEETTPEEYQGKGLLPVAVLFEGKFSSMYTNRILPFKDNSYVAEGNASKMIVVSDGDIIKNQLDQNGPLELGFDKWTNNLYGNKEFLMNCVNYLLDDTGLINIRSKDVNLPLLNKERVYQNYTMAQVLTIGLPMLILIVFGFLFTYLRKRMYTK; encoded by the coding sequence ATGAAAGTAGCTAAAAAACAAAATATCAAACAACTTGTTCTTATAGCATTTGCATTAATTGCTATTAATATCATTGGAAATTATTTCTTTAAACGATTTGATTTAACTGAAGATAAACGTTATACTTTATCGCAAACTTCATTAAACATTATTAAAAGTGTTGATAGTCCGTTAATAATTGATGTTTTTTTGGAAGGAAATTTTCCGCCAGAATTTAAACGTTTACAAGACGAAACTAAACAATTATTAGAAGAATTTAGTGCTTATAATTCAAACATTATTTTTGAATTTGCTAATCCTATTGAAAATGAAGAAGAACGCGTTGCTGTAATGAAACAGTTTTATGAAAGAGGATTGCAACCGCTCAACATAACTGTAGAAAATAAAGGAAAACAATCTCAAGAAGTAGTTTTCCCTTGGGCAATTGCTTCTTATGGAGATAAGAGTACTAAAGTTAGTTTGTTAAAAAACTTAATGGGCGCTTCCACTGAACAAAAAGTAATTAGCTCAGTACAGCATTTAGAATTCGCTTTCGCGGAAGCTATTAATAAAATTTCAAAAGACAAACAAAAGAAAATTGCCGTTTTAAAAGGAAATGGTGAATTAGAAGATAAATACATTGCCGATTTCTTAAAAACAGTTAAAGAAAGCTATTATATAGGTCCGTTTACACTAGATTCTGTTGCAAAACAACCAACACAATCTTTAGAAGCTTTAAAAAAATATGATTTAGTTGTTATTGCTAAACCTACTGAAGTTTTTACTGAAGAAGAAAAACAAGTTTTAGATCAATATATTATTTCTGGAGGAAAAACACTTTGGTTGGTCGATGCTGTAAAGGCTGATATGGAAGAGATGTTTAATGAAACTGGAACTATTTTAGCACATCAAAGAGATTTAGGTTTAAACGATATGTTTTTTAAATACGGATTTAGAATTCATCCGTTATTGATTAAAGATGAACGTGCAACACCTATAAAACTTGCTACTGGCGAACAAGGAAGTGATACTGAGTTCCAACAGTATTTTTGGAAGTTTGCTCCTTTTATATATCCTGAAACTCAAAATCCAATAGTTAAAAATTTGGAAGGAATTAAATTTGAATTTACTTCTCCAATAGAATTATTGAACAATAAGATTAATAAAACGGTTTTATTGACTAGTTCTGAATATTCTAGACCAATAGGAACTCCCACCGAAGTTAGTTTAGCATCAGTTACTGAAGAAACAACACCAGAAGAATACCAAGGCAAAGGATTGCTTCCAGTTGCCGTTTTATTTGAAGGAAAGTTCAGTTCAATGTATACTAATAGGATTTTACCTTTTAAAGACAATAGTTATGTTGCAGAAGGTAATGCTTCAAAAATGATTGTGGTAAGTGATGGTGATATTATTAAAAATCAATTGGATCAAAACGGCCCTTTAGAACTTGGTTTTGACAAATGGACTAATAACCTATATGGCAATAAAGAGTTCTTGATGAACTGTGTAAACTACTTATTAGACGATACCGGACTTATTAACATTAGAAGTAAAGATGTAAATTTACCTCTTTTAAATAAAGAAAGAGTTTACCAAAATTATACCATGGCACAAGTGCTAACTATCGGGCTTCCAATGCTTATTTTAATAGTTTTTGGATTCCTTTTTACTTATTTAAGAAAAAGAATGTACACTAAATAG
- a CDS encoding putative quinol monooxygenase: MFVRIVKLRFHEENIAAFLENFEEVKDKIRGFDGNLFLELYQDKNDKRTFFTYSYWETEDHLENYRNSELFKGVWSFTKALFSDKPEAWSVDKLATLH; the protein is encoded by the coding sequence ATGTTTGTACGAATTGTTAAATTGCGTTTTCACGAAGAAAACATTGCTGCTTTTTTAGAGAATTTTGAAGAAGTTAAAGATAAGATTAGAGGTTTTGATGGAAATTTATTTTTAGAATTATATCAAGACAAAAACGATAAAAGAACTTTTTTTACTTACAGTTATTGGGAAACTGAAGACCATTTGGAAAACTACAGAAATTCTGAATTATTTAAAGGTGTTTGGAGTTTTACCAAAGCTTTATTTAGCGATAAACCTGAAGCTTGGAGCGTAGATAAATTAGCAACTTTACATTAA
- a CDS encoding phosphoribosylaminoimidazolesuccinocarboxamide synthase, giving the protein MNTITTTNFNFPGQKSVYHGKVREVYNINDDLLVMVATDRLSAFDVVMPKGIPYKGQILNQIATKFMELTQDIVPNWLIATPDPSVAVGHLCEPFKVEMVIRGYLAGHAAREYALGKRLLCGVNLPQGLKENDKFPTPIITPSTKADNGEHDEDISRDDILTKGIVSEEDYLVLEKYTRALYQRGTEIAASRGLILVDTKYEFGKTKDGKIVLIDEIHTPDSSRYFYADGYQERQDRGEAQKQLSKEFVRQWLISNGFQGKEGQQIPDMTEEYIASVSDRYIELYENILGEKFIKADISNINERIEKNVLAYLNK; this is encoded by the coding sequence ATGAATACAATTACTACTACCAATTTCAATTTTCCTGGGCAAAAATCAGTTTATCACGGAAAAGTAAGAGAAGTTTACAACATCAATGATGATTTATTGGTTATGGTTGCTACAGATAGGCTTTCTGCTTTTGACGTAGTGATGCCAAAAGGAATTCCTTACAAAGGTCAAATTCTAAATCAAATTGCAACAAAATTTATGGAATTAACCCAAGATATTGTTCCGAATTGGTTAATAGCAACGCCAGATCCAAGTGTTGCTGTTGGACATTTATGTGAACCATTTAAAGTTGAAATGGTAATTCGAGGATATTTAGCAGGTCACGCTGCAAGAGAATATGCATTAGGTAAAAGATTACTTTGTGGTGTAAATTTACCTCAAGGTTTAAAAGAAAATGATAAATTTCCAACTCCAATAATTACTCCTTCAACAAAAGCAGATAATGGCGAACATGATGAAGATATTTCTCGAGATGATATTTTAACTAAAGGAATTGTAAGTGAAGAAGACTATTTAGTTTTAGAAAAATACACAAGAGCATTGTACCAAAGAGGAACTGAAATTGCTGCATCAAGAGGATTAATTTTGGTTGATACCAAATATGAATTTGGAAAAACAAAAGACGGTAAGATTGTTTTAATAGATGAAATTCATACACCTGACTCTTCTCGTTACTTTTATGCAGATGGTTATCAAGAACGACAAGATAGAGGTGAAGCTCAAAAACAATTGTCTAAAGAATTTGTCCGTCAATGGTTAATTTCTAATGGTTTTCAAGGTAAAGAAGGACAACAAATTCCAGATATGACAGAAGAATATATTGCTTCTGTTTCTGACCGATATATTGAACTTTATGAAAACATTCTAGGAGAAAAATTCATAAAAGCTGATATCTCAAACATTAATGAACGAATTGAAAAAAACGTTTTAGCATATTTAAATAAATAA
- the gldF gene encoding gliding motility-associated ABC transporter permease subunit GldF produces MKALLLREIKSFFGSPIGYLVIAIFLLLNGLFLWVFEGDFNILNSGFADMSPFFKLSPWIFTFLIPAVTMRSFSDEKKQGTLELLFTKPLSIWEIVNGKFLGAFILIVLAIVPSIVYVFVISYFGSPQGNIDMGSTLGSYFGLLFLIAAYTSIGIFTSTLSENQIVAFILAVFLCFVFYFGFDGVASLFENNSKLIASFGMDYHFKSMSRGVIDTRDITYFLSVTLLFLSATVYKLKSLKA; encoded by the coding sequence ATGAAAGCATTATTATTAAGAGAAATAAAATCCTTTTTTGGTTCGCCAATTGGTTATCTCGTAATTGCTATATTCTTATTACTTAATGGATTATTTCTATGGGTTTTTGAAGGAGATTTTAACATATTAAACTCTGGTTTTGCCGATATGAGTCCGTTTTTTAAACTTTCTCCATGGATTTTTACCTTTTTAATTCCTGCGGTAACCATGCGTTCTTTCTCAGATGAAAAGAAACAAGGGACTTTAGAATTACTTTTTACAAAACCCTTGTCGATTTGGGAAATTGTAAATGGAAAATTCTTAGGAGCTTTTATTTTAATTGTTTTAGCTATTGTTCCCTCAATCGTTTATGTTTTTGTAATTTCTTACTTTGGTTCGCCACAAGGAAATATTGATATGGGAAGTACGCTTGGTTCTTATTTCGGACTTTTATTTCTTATTGCAGCCTATACTTCAATTGGTATTTTTACTTCAACACTATCTGAAAATCAAATTGTTGCTTTTATTTTAGCTGTATTTTTATGCTTTGTATTTTATTTTGGTTTTGACGGAGTAGCTTCTTTATTTGAAAACAACAGTAAGTTAATTGCTTCATTTGGTATGGATTATCATTTTAAAAGCATGAGCCGTGGTGTAATTGATACTAGAGATATTACTTATTTTTTAAGTGTTACCCTTTTATTTTTATCGGCAACGGTTTATAAACTAAAATCTTTAAAAGCATAA
- a CDS encoding SDR family oxidoreductase, producing MKNVLITGASGGLGKLTTKHFADNGWNVIATMISLDLAEDLQGYPNVKCYKLDVTSTENIEEAKAQILNDFKTIDVVINNAGLGYRSFVELSEDSKINTIVNVNWLGVVKVCRAFIPVFREQNYGQFINITSIAGLVNLPLGNFYHSTKQAVESFSECMSYELLDFNVSVSTVQFGNAPTDFQNNVTKCEDSAIPSYNKMMNSINNILNKKTSKNKNLTTTIVNKLFSIANNPSKNFKKYTIGFDANFMKYFRGITGYRLFNFIIRKKVL from the coding sequence TTGAAAAACGTACTTATTACTGGAGCTTCTGGCGGACTTGGGAAATTAACTACAAAGCATTTTGCTGATAACGGCTGGAATGTTATTGCAACTATGATAAGCTTAGACTTAGCGGAAGATTTACAAGGATATCCTAACGTTAAATGCTATAAACTTGATGTTACTTCTACCGAAAATATTGAAGAAGCCAAAGCTCAAATTTTAAACGATTTCAAAACTATTGATGTTGTGATAAATAACGCAGGTTTAGGCTATAGAAGTTTTGTAGAACTTTCTGAAGATTCTAAAATCAATACAATTGTTAATGTTAATTGGCTAGGCGTTGTAAAAGTTTGCAGGGCTTTTATTCCAGTTTTTAGAGAGCAAAATTACGGTCAGTTTATAAATATTACATCAATAGCTGGTTTAGTAAATTTACCATTGGGTAATTTTTACCATTCTACAAAACAAGCGGTTGAAAGTTTTTCAGAATGCATGTCTTATGAATTATTAGATTTTAATGTAAGTGTAAGTACGGTTCAATTTGGAAATGCTCCAACAGATTTTCAAAATAATGTTACCAAATGTGAAGATTCAGCAATTCCATCTTATAATAAAATGATGAATTCTATCAATAATATTCTGAACAAGAAAACGAGTAAAAATAAAAATCTAACAACAACAATTGTAAATAAGTTATTTTCTATTGCCAATAACCCATCTAAAAATTTTAAAAAATATACAATTGGTTTTGATGCAAATTTCATGAAATATTTTAGAGGAATTACAGGTTACCGTTTGTTTAACTTTATAATTAGAAAGAAAGTTCTTTAA
- the dnaN gene encoding DNA polymerase III subunit beta: protein MKFIVSSSYLLKQLQVLGSVINSSNTLPILDNFLFELDNNALTVSASDLETTMSATLEIDSTSQGSVAIPAKLLLDILKTFPEQPLTFTVEENSTVEISSNSGKYAIAYAPGDEFPKAVSLEEPSTTLVPAEVLATAVGKTIFAAGNDDLRPVMSGVFFQFSPEGLIFVATDAHKLVKYARTDVKASQVADFIMPKKPLNILKGILGASDAEVKIDYNDANATFSFENYVLTCRLIDGKYPNYEAVIPKENPNKLLINRTQFLSSVRRVAIFANKTTHQIRLKIAGTELNISAEDIDYSNKADERLTCDYQGDDMQIGFNSRFLIEMLNNLTSDEIQLEMSMPNRAGILTPVDGLDDGETVTMLVMPVMLNS, encoded by the coding sequence ATGAAGTTTATAGTATCAAGTTCGTATTTATTAAAACAGCTACAAGTATTAGGAAGCGTTATTAATAGTAGTAATACGTTACCTATCTTAGATAATTTTCTATTTGAATTAGATAATAACGCGCTTACAGTATCTGCATCTGATTTAGAGACTACCATGTCTGCTACATTAGAAATAGATTCTACAAGTCAAGGTAGTGTTGCAATTCCTGCAAAACTACTATTAGATATTTTAAAAACATTTCCTGAACAACCTTTAACTTTTACCGTTGAAGAAAATAGTACAGTTGAAATTAGTTCAAACTCTGGTAAATATGCAATTGCGTACGCTCCAGGTGATGAATTTCCAAAAGCAGTAAGTTTAGAAGAACCTTCTACTACTCTAGTACCTGCTGAAGTTTTAGCAACTGCTGTAGGAAAAACAATATTTGCTGCTGGTAATGACGATTTAAGACCTGTAATGAGTGGAGTATTCTTTCAGTTTTCTCCAGAAGGATTAATATTTGTTGCTACTGATGCTCACAAATTAGTAAAATACGCACGTACAGATGTGAAAGCATCTCAAGTGGCTGATTTTATTATGCCTAAAAAACCTTTGAATATTTTAAAAGGAATCTTAGGTGCTTCTGATGCTGAAGTAAAAATTGATTATAACGATGCTAATGCTACTTTCTCTTTTGAGAACTATGTATTAACTTGTCGTTTAATTGATGGAAAATATCCAAATTATGAAGCGGTTATTCCAAAAGAAAATCCAAATAAATTATTAATCAATAGAACACAATTTTTAAGTTCGGTACGTCGTGTGGCTATTTTTGCTAACAAAACAACGCACCAAATTCGTTTAAAAATTGCTGGTACAGAATTGAATATTTCTGCTGAAGATATTGATTACTCTAACAAAGCTGATGAACGTTTAACTTGTGATTATCAAGGTGATGATATGCAAATTGGTTTTAACTCTCGTTTTTTAATTGAAATGTTAAACAACTTAACGAGCGATGAAATTCAATTAGAAATGTCTATGCCAAACAGAGCCGGAATCTTAACTCCTGTTGATGGATTAGATGATGGAGAAACTGTTACAATGCTTGTAATGCCTGTTATGCTAAATAGCTAG
- a CDS encoding four helix bundle protein: MSEFKRHNFKKLKIWQMGIDLSKVVLDITDTFPVSEKYGLKSQMDRCCISMPSNIAEGSSRTDKSFSHFLDISLGSSFELQTQIILANHRKYITIEQTNNIENKIEEFQKATMSFQNTLNK; encoded by the coding sequence ATGAGTGAATTTAAACGACATAATTTCAAGAAGCTAAAAATTTGGCAAATGGGAATTGATTTATCTAAGGTAGTTTTAGACATAACAGATACTTTTCCTGTTTCTGAAAAATATGGTTTAAAAAGTCAAATGGATAGATGTTGTATATCTATGCCTTCAAATATAGCTGAAGGTTCTAGTAGAACAGATAAATCATTTAGTCATTTTTTAGATATCTCTTTAGGATCATCTTTTGAATTACAAACACAGATTATATTAGCAAATCATAGAAAATACATAACAATTGAGCAAACAAATAACATTGAAAACAAAATTGAAGAATTTCAAAAAGCAACAATGTCATTTCAAAACACTTTAAATAAATAA
- a CDS encoding S-adenosyl-l-methionine hydroxide adenosyltransferase family protein, translating into MSIITLTTDFGLKDHFVGALKGKLISGYNEAKIIDISHNIDLFNTLEASYCIAAAYDSFPKGTIHIIGVDSERTNETQHIAIQWDDHYFICADNGILSTLTQKKVAQKMVAINIHDRLNKDATDMDVFVAVACHIARGGLLNVIGKEINELKKVNDLVAIVSDDLTIIKGNIVYIDHFGNCVTNISKKMFQEVNRNRPFEIKFNNKKISTIKNNFSDFNTTDKYTLKDFEGEKLALFNENNLLEIAVYKSNPKTVGCASTLLGLNFRDVVTIEFK; encoded by the coding sequence ATGTCAATAATTACTTTAACTACTGATTTTGGATTAAAAGACCACTTTGTAGGTGCTTTAAAAGGAAAATTGATTTCTGGTTATAACGAAGCTAAAATTATTGATATTTCTCATAATATTGATTTATTCAATACTTTAGAAGCTAGTTATTGTATAGCAGCTGCTTATGATAGTTTTCCAAAAGGAACTATACACATTATTGGTGTAGATAGTGAGCGTACAAATGAAACCCAACATATTGCTATACAATGGGATGATCATTATTTTATTTGTGCAGATAATGGAATTTTAAGTACTCTTACGCAAAAAAAAGTAGCCCAAAAAATGGTTGCCATTAATATTCACGACCGATTGAATAAAGATGCTACCGATATGGATGTATTTGTTGCAGTTGCTTGTCATATAGCGCGTGGTGGATTGTTAAACGTTATTGGTAAAGAAATTAACGAACTCAAAAAAGTAAACGATTTAGTTGCAATTGTTTCAGACGATTTAACCATAATTAAAGGAAATATCGTTTATATTGATCATTTTGGTAATTGTGTTACCAATATTTCTAAAAAAATGTTTCAAGAAGTGAATAGAAATAGACCTTTTGAAATAAAATTCAACAACAAAAAAATAAGTACTATTAAAAATAATTTTTCTGATTTTAATACTACTGATAAATACACACTAAAAGATTTTGAAGGAGAAAAACTTGCCTTATTTAATGAAAATAATTTATTAGAAATCGCTGTTTATAAAAGTAACCCAAAAACTGTTGGTTGTGCTTCTACTCTTTTAGGTCTTAATTTCAGAGATGTAGTAACAATAGAATTTAAATAA
- a CDS encoding acyl-CoA dehydrogenase family protein produces the protein MSDIIRGGQFLVKETKCEDIFTPEDFSEEQIMMRDSVIEFVDKELWPNKERFEKKDYALTEEVMKKAGDLGYLSIAVPEAYGGMGMGFTNTVLVCDYISGATGSFSTAFGAHTGIGTMPITLYGTEEQKQKYVPKLASGEWFGAYCLTEPGAGSDANSGKTKAVLSEDGKYYSITGGKMWISNAGFCQVFIVFARIGDDKNITGFIVENDPSNGISLGDEEHKLGIRSSSTRQVFFNETKVPVENMLAGRGEGFKIAMNALNVGRIKLAAACLEAQRRTISTAVNYSNERIQFKTPISSFGAIQAKLAEMATNSYAGESATYRAAHDIETRINLRIQEGNTHQEAELKGVEEFAIECSILKVAVSEDVQSCTDEGIQIFGGMGFSEDAPMESAWRDARIARIYEGTNEINRMLSVGMLVKKAMKGHVDLLGPAMAVGEELMGIPSFDVPDYSELFAEEKEMIAKLKKVFLMVAGAAVQKYGAELEAHQQLLMAASDILIEIYMAESTILRTEKLAKKEGADKVQEQIAMAQLYLYHAVDIVNQKGKEGIVSFAEGDEQRMMLMGLKRFTKYTNMPNVIGLREKIAAKLISENKYAF, from the coding sequence ATGAGCGATATTATCAGAGGAGGTCAATTCCTAGTAAAAGAAACAAAATGTGAAGATATTTTCACACCAGAAGATTTTTCAGAAGAGCAAATTATGATGCGTGATTCGGTTATCGAATTCGTAGACAAAGAACTTTGGCCTAACAAAGAGCGTTTTGAAAAGAAAGATTACGCACTTACAGAAGAAGTAATGAAAAAAGCGGGTGACTTAGGTTACTTAAGTATAGCGGTTCCTGAAGCTTATGGTGGAATGGGAATGGGATTTACTAACACCGTTTTAGTTTGTGATTATATTTCTGGAGCAACTGGTTCATTTTCAACGGCTTTTGGTGCTCATACTGGAATTGGAACTATGCCAATTACTTTATATGGAACAGAAGAACAAAAACAAAAATATGTACCAAAATTAGCTTCAGGTGAATGGTTTGGTGCTTACTGTTTAACAGAGCCAGGTGCAGGTTCAGATGCAAATTCTGGAAAAACAAAAGCTGTTTTATCTGAAGATGGAAAATATTACAGTATTACAGGTGGAAAAATGTGGATTTCAAACGCAGGTTTCTGTCAAGTATTTATCGTTTTTGCTAGAATTGGTGATGATAAAAACATTACAGGTTTCATCGTAGAAAATGATCCTTCAAACGGAATTTCATTAGGAGACGAAGAACACAAATTAGGTATTCGTTCTTCTTCAACTCGTCAGGTTTTCTTCAACGAAACAAAAGTTCCTGTAGAAAATATGCTAGCTGGTCGTGGTGAAGGATTTAAAATTGCAATGAATGCTTTAAATGTAGGACGTATTAAATTAGCTGCTGCTTGTTTAGAAGCACAACGTAGAACTATTTCTACAGCTGTAAATTACTCTAACGAAAGAATTCAATTTAAAACACCTATTTCAAGCTTTGGGGCAATCCAAGCAAAATTAGCAGAAATGGCTACCAATTCTTATGCTGGAGAAAGTGCAACTTACAGAGCTGCTCATGATATTGAAACAAGAATTAATTTAAGAATTCAAGAAGGAAATACACATCAAGAAGCTGAACTAAAAGGTGTTGAAGAGTTTGCAATTGAATGTTCTATCTTAAAAGTTGCAGTTTCTGAGGATGTACAATCATGTACAGATGAAGGAATTCAAATTTTTGGTGGAATGGGATTCTCTGAAGATGCACCAATGGAAAGTGCTTGGAGAGATGCTCGTATTGCAAGAATTTATGAAGGTACTAACGAAATCAACAGAATGTTATCTGTAGGAATGTTAGTTAAAAAAGCGATGAAAGGTCATGTAGATTTATTAGGGCCAGCTATGGCTGTGGGTGAAGAATTAATGGGAATACCATCGTTTGATGTTCCTGATTATTCTGAACTATTTGCTGAAGAAAAAGAAATGATTGCTAAATTGAAAAAAGTATTTTTAATGGTTGCTGGTGCAGCTGTTCAAAAATATGGTGCTGAATTAGAAGCGCATCAACAATTATTAATGGCAGCTTCAGACATTTTAATTGAAATATACATGGCTGAAAGTACTATACTTAGAACTGAAAAATTAGCTAAAAAAGAAGGTGCTGATAAAGTACAAGAGCAAATTGCAATGGCACAATTATACTTATATCATGCAGTTGATATTGTTAACCAAAAAGGAAAAGAAGGAATCGTATCTTTTGCAGAAGGTGATGAACAACGTATGATGTTAATGGGACTTAAACGTTTTACAAAATATACGAATATGCCAAATGTAATTGGCTTACGTGAAAAAATTGCTGCAAAATTAATAAGCGAGAATAAATACGCTTTTTAA